The Corynebacterium glaucum genome includes a region encoding these proteins:
- a CDS encoding NAD(P)-binding protein — protein MFKPYRRPRVAVIGAGVAGSSAAAECAFSGFDTVLFERREAVGGHFLDPDAGKVSRRFHHRTPYLKKTRTDGTPQSLVKHLDAAVEASGATFRGSTEVTSAHFDEPEGKWVVTFTGPDGTEQTDSFDILIRATSEPSPWIEVPGRKHQDVDDLYLHQGVEVVGPPNLLFVDGPHASDARLEGKSMAVAEARADYCRRYARQLEIRGPGAITVKQDRWLVQPGMLSGLKGVLHEFDPYPHAFSQASNYVSEDRRAARKTAATSE, from the coding sequence ATGTTCAAACCGTATCGCCGCCCGAGGGTCGCCGTGATAGGCGCTGGGGTGGCCGGGTCGAGCGCGGCGGCAGAGTGCGCATTCTCTGGCTTTGACACAGTACTTTTTGAAAGACGTGAAGCAGTTGGAGGCCACTTCCTGGACCCTGATGCTGGCAAAGTGTCTCGCCGTTTCCATCACCGGACTCCGTATCTGAAGAAGACGCGGACAGATGGAACACCTCAATCGCTAGTCAAGCACCTTGATGCGGCTGTTGAGGCAAGCGGAGCAACTTTCCGCGGTTCGACTGAGGTCACCAGCGCTCACTTCGACGAGCCGGAAGGCAAATGGGTAGTCACCTTCACCGGACCGGACGGCACCGAACAAACCGACTCGTTCGACATCTTGATTCGGGCGACGAGCGAACCATCGCCCTGGATCGAAGTCCCCGGTCGCAAGCACCAGGACGTCGACGATCTTTACCTGCACCAGGGAGTCGAGGTGGTTGGGCCGCCCAACTTGCTTTTTGTGGACGGTCCGCACGCCTCCGATGCTCGTCTCGAAGGTAAGTCCATGGCGGTGGCCGAGGCACGCGCAGACTACTGCCGCCGCTATGCGCGACAGCTTGAGATCCGCGGCCCGGGTGCAATCACGGTCAAGCAAGACAGGTGGCTGGTGCAGCCCGGAATGCTCAGCGGACTCAAGGGCGTGTTGCACGAGTTCGACCCGTATCCCCACGCGTTCAGCCAAGCCTCAAATTACGTATCTGAAGACCGCCGTGCAGCGAGAAAAACTGCCGCTACAAGTGAGTGA